In a single window of the Dreissena polymorpha isolate Duluth1 chromosome 3, UMN_Dpol_1.0, whole genome shotgun sequence genome:
- the LOC127874583 gene encoding WD repeat-containing and planar cell polarity effector protein fritz homolog — MQVDEAVSLLCAMSWDQDGTSFYTCLTAIVTHLLKMPLNAEREVNLQTALGTFYSPKQPLSESTILDYRDPISRLARRFFHHLLRYARFDKACLLAVGIGAKDLFMDIHYMALDKAETALAEVSRRKAEQVDSESIESYNDT, encoded by the exons ATGCAAGTAGATGAA GCTGTTTCCCTGCTATGTGCCATGAGCTGGGACCAGGATGGCACCAGCTTTTACACCTGTCTCACCGCCATTGTCACCCATCTCCTCAAGATGCCACTGAACGCAGAACGTGAAG TGAATCTGCAGACGGCTCTAGGCACATTCTACTCTCCCAAGCAGCCTCTCTCAGAGTCGACCATCCTCGACTATCGAGACCCAATAAGCCGTCTTGCTAGACGGTTTTTCCACCATCTACTAAG GTATGCAAGATTTGACAAGGCCTGTTTGCTGGCTGTGGGCATTGGTGCAAAGGATCTCTTCATG GACATTCATTACATGGCCTTGGACAAAGCGGAGACTGCTCTTGCAGAGGTTTCAAGGAGGAAGGCTGAGCAAGTTGACTCAGAATCCATAG AGAGCTACAATGACACGTAA